The following proteins are co-located in the Diorhabda carinulata isolate Delta chromosome 4, icDioCari1.1, whole genome shotgun sequence genome:
- the LOC130892574 gene encoding uncharacterized protein LOC130892574: MLRSIFSLFQNIIDSDREYNKKNSNTVIYLVTNPVDHKINMDLEIDGKRRQTLKSVEAAEPTRSSKYFTITSEQGDAVTCEHAVDIPRPKKQTDEKKKDETQENCEIENDAGDKPSFSYVNEEPQEKDEKTTTNGESQEVKVGMSVRELLASLPQKKTPIYEKDKEQLGVLLEQIQKMKKGMERLHQIAKQFTCSDKFKQDVDFLLKNLNQKSTESTDNNKLSPSEP, encoded by the exons ATGCTACGTAGTATTTTCagcttatttcaaaatataatagattCTGATAGAgaatacaataagaaaaattctaaTACAGTTATATATTTGGTAACGAATCCTGTGGATCATAAGATCAATATGGATTTAGAAATTGATGGAAAACGTAGACAAACATTGAAGTCTGTAGAAGCTGCCGAACCAACACGCTCTTCAAAATACTTTACGATTACTAGTGAACAAGGCGATGCAGTCACTTGCGAACATGCAGTAGATATTCCCAGGCCCAAAAAGCAG aCCGACGAGAAGAAGAAGGATGAAACTCAAGAAAATTGTGAAATCGAAAACGATGCTGGCGATAAACCAAGTTTTAGCTACGTGAACGAGGAACCACAAGAGAAAGATGAAAAAACAACTACAAATGGCGAATCACAAGAAGTGAAAGTTGGAATGAGTGTAAGAGAACTTTTGGCTTCCTTACCCCAAAAGAAAACTCCAATTTATGAAAAAG ATAAAGAACAATTAGGTGTTCTGTTGGAGCAAATCCAGAAAATGAAGAAGGGAATGGAACGTCTACACCAAATAGCGAAGCAGTTTACTTGTTCAGATAAATTCAAGCAGGACGTCGATTTTCTACTGAAAAATCTGAATCAAAAATCTACCGAATCAACTGACAATAACAAACTGTCTCCATCAGAACCGTGA